From the genome of Niabella agricola, one region includes:
- the porU2 gene encoding putative type IX secretion system sortase PorU2: protein MKKLLTIGLLIFSIAAQAQQFGNEWIDYNKTYYKFKVAANGLYRIPAATLAAANLGAVDAAHFQLWNNGVEVPLFISISSGPLGAGDYIEFWGQMNDGKPDNPLYRTPDQQLSNAKSLFSDSSAYFLTVNTAGGNKRLTNTPNNLPGGVTPEPYFIYRADTSFAEQFHYGASEGSGVGTLYMASFEGGEGWASVEIGEGQSRTYQKNLYPYTGSGAPDVMLQMNVMGSNVATRRAQLTVNGNMVFDQVLSNFGFLKLSKTLPPSVLNGGNETFSITNTATVPSRMRVASIGVTYARQFNFGGASNFRFSLPARGTGYYLEITNFNFSGGAPVLYDLANGKRYIVDATNPALLKVFLPAVATTQELVLTSQAASNLRTVPVLEPRTFVNYAATANQGNYLMITEKSLLAGSNGTQPVNDYRNYRASAAGGAYNAKVYLIDQLTDQFAYGIQYHSLSIRNFLRFARARFASPPRQAFLIGKGVSYVASRTYPSYDLAPQLPQLNLVPTFGYPSSDVLLSAEGSSSQPLTPIGRLSVVNGDEITLYLGKIKEYEQQLTTASPGISESAWKKNVAHLVGASDDATISLLDGLLQNQKTIIQGPLYGANVSDFVKSTSGTIQNTNNDRLRSLINNGIGLLTYFGHSSSTSLDYNLENPSNYTNRGRYPLFNMMGCNVGDIFGYSTARLTGLETISEKYLLAKDGGSIGMMAGTSVGYVSTLDVYNTLLYTILSGKDYGKTIGELMLNTIAEVFKRPTGENEFLQRAQCEEYTLNGDPAIRLYQFDKPDYALEDASIAITPNFISVAEPEFTVKAKINNLGKAVDRKVIVELKRTFPNQSVQVFRRDTLDLIRYADSITYTLPIDPTRDKGASKITVSVDPENTIEELNEGNNTVTKDIFIYEDELRPVYPYDYAIVSQANVKLTASTANALTASRTYMMELDTTELFNSPLKISKTQTSAGGIVEFLPDASLQNNTVYYWRVAAKPDNSDQPHWNSSSFLYLNGSSSGFNQSHYYQMQHSGFSQLMLKEGDRAFHFDSTIAGLTTTTGFFPYASAATDMEMRINDFAVQRWMLSPFSGADNVNDYTLRFYVIDNRKMKVWENVDLGTSGMYGSVRPIPAQSNTIPTFFQFKVRTAQERKNVMDFIDLIPKDFFVVITNSPMLPNVLPSEWLADESVYGTGNTLYHKLVKEGVTVLDQIKTDAPFIIFLQKGSGRALKQRLGAAKEDKLVESVSVNTLFHDGRLETPVFGVAKAWDKLIWDGNSAETSSKDQLSFDIYGISNSGAEVLLKTVNGITANKTADISDINAQQYPKIRLKAAIADTVDYTPYQLKSLRLLYTPAPEGAIAPNLYLNVKDTLEVGEPLNFAVAFKNISSTKFDSIAVKLSIRDKNNVETIVPVPNQKALLAGDTIKLSVPLPTKNYRGNNTLFVDFNPGPLQPEQYAFNNFLYKNFFVKGDSTGPYMDVTFDGVHILNKDIVSSKPDVLVKLTDDAKWLLLDDPSLIQVQLLDKTRSRTYTYKTGTDTLQFTPAGQGSGNTATMNFRPRLEDGDYELQVAAKDRSGNEVSQIRYKVGFQVINKPMISNMLNYPNPFTTATAFVFTLTGSEVPQNIRIQILTITGKIVREITTAELGPLRIGRNITDFRWDGTDQYGQKLANGVYLYRVITNLNGKSLEKYKAKDDNTDKYFNKGYGKMYLMR, encoded by the coding sequence ATGAAAAAATTGCTTACGATAGGATTACTGATTTTTTCCATTGCAGCCCAGGCCCAGCAATTTGGCAATGAATGGATCGATTATAATAAAACCTATTACAAATTCAAAGTAGCCGCCAACGGCCTGTACCGGATTCCTGCGGCAACACTTGCCGCGGCTAACCTTGGTGCCGTAGATGCTGCGCATTTTCAATTGTGGAACAATGGGGTGGAAGTGCCGTTGTTTATATCCATAAGTTCCGGGCCCCTGGGAGCGGGTGATTATATTGAATTCTGGGGACAGATGAACGACGGGAAGCCCGACAATCCGCTGTACCGGACACCGGACCAGCAACTTTCAAATGCGAAAAGTTTGTTTTCCGATTCTTCAGCCTATTTTTTAACGGTGAATACCGCCGGAGGAAATAAACGATTAACCAATACTCCCAACAATCTGCCGGGCGGGGTAACGCCGGAGCCCTATTTTATCTACAGGGCAGATACATCGTTTGCCGAGCAGTTTCATTATGGTGCTTCGGAAGGGTCGGGAGTTGGCACGTTGTACATGGCGTCCTTTGAAGGCGGTGAGGGCTGGGCTTCTGTAGAGATCGGCGAAGGGCAGTCCAGAACTTACCAGAAGAATCTTTATCCATATACCGGTTCAGGCGCGCCGGACGTGATGCTGCAAATGAATGTAATGGGCAGCAATGTGGCCACGCGGAGGGCCCAGTTAACGGTGAATGGCAATATGGTATTTGACCAGGTATTGTCTAACTTTGGCTTCCTGAAACTGTCAAAAACGCTTCCCCCCAGCGTACTGAACGGTGGTAATGAAACCTTTTCGATTACCAATACGGCCACCGTTCCCAGCCGGATGCGGGTGGCTTCCATAGGGGTCACCTATGCGCGGCAATTTAATTTTGGCGGTGCCAGTAATTTTCGTTTCAGTCTTCCGGCACGCGGTACGGGCTACTACCTGGAAATAACCAATTTCAATTTTTCCGGGGGTGCACCGGTGTTGTATGACCTGGCTAACGGCAAACGTTATATTGTGGATGCCACCAATCCTGCTTTATTAAAAGTGTTTTTGCCCGCTGTGGCAACTACCCAGGAACTGGTATTGACCAGCCAGGCTGCTTCAAACTTGCGAACAGTGCCGGTGTTGGAGCCGAGAACCTTTGTAAATTATGCGGCTACGGCAAACCAGGGCAATTACCTTATGATTACAGAGAAGTCGCTTTTAGCGGGCAGCAACGGCACACAGCCGGTGAATGATTACCGCAATTACAGGGCTTCCGCAGCCGGCGGCGCATATAATGCTAAGGTGTACCTGATCGATCAGCTCACAGATCAGTTTGCTTATGGAATTCAGTACCATTCCCTGAGCATCCGGAATTTTTTAAGATTTGCAAGAGCCCGGTTTGCATCCCCTCCACGGCAGGCATTTCTTATCGGGAAGGGCGTTTCTTATGTTGCTTCCAGAACCTATCCATCGTATGACCTGGCTCCACAATTGCCGCAGCTGAACCTGGTACCTACTTTTGGTTATCCTTCGTCGGATGTATTGTTAAGCGCAGAAGGGAGCAGTTCGCAGCCACTGACACCCATTGGAAGACTGTCTGTGGTAAATGGTGATGAAATCACCCTTTACCTGGGTAAAATAAAGGAGTACGAGCAGCAGCTGACCACGGCCTCCCCGGGCATCAGTGAAAGCGCCTGGAAAAAGAACGTAGCCCACCTGGTTGGAGCCAGCGATGATGCTACTATCAGTTTGCTGGACGGGCTGTTACAAAATCAGAAAACGATCATCCAGGGGCCATTGTACGGTGCGAATGTATCGGATTTTGTAAAAAGCACCTCCGGAACTATTCAAAATACCAATAACGACCGGCTGCGAAGTTTGATTAACAACGGCATCGGACTATTAACCTATTTCGGGCATTCGTCTTCTACTTCGCTGGATTATAACCTGGAAAATCCATCCAACTATACCAACCGGGGCCGGTATCCGCTTTTTAATATGATGGGCTGTAATGTGGGGGATATCTTCGGGTATAGTACTGCCCGTTTAACCGGATTGGAAACCATCTCTGAAAAATACCTGCTGGCAAAGGATGGTGGCAGCATTGGTATGATGGCTGGTACCAGCGTCGGGTATGTATCTACGCTCGATGTGTACAATACCTTATTGTATACGATCCTTTCCGGGAAGGATTACGGCAAAACGATTGGAGAACTGATGTTGAATACCATTGCAGAAGTGTTTAAACGGCCAACCGGCGAAAACGAATTCCTTCAGCGGGCCCAGTGTGAAGAATATACCCTGAATGGCGATCCGGCCATCCGGCTTTATCAATTCGATAAGCCGGATTATGCACTTGAAGACGCCTCGATTGCTATTACACCTAATTTCATTTCGGTTGCAGAACCCGAATTTACCGTAAAAGCAAAGATCAATAACCTGGGAAAGGCGGTTGATCGAAAAGTGATCGTTGAGTTAAAACGAACCTTTCCCAATCAGTCTGTACAGGTTTTCAGAAGGGATACACTGGATCTTATCAGGTATGCTGACTCTATAACCTATACCTTGCCCATTGATCCGACAAGAGATAAAGGGGCTTCAAAGATCACTGTTTCTGTAGATCCGGAGAATACCATCGAGGAGCTTAACGAAGGGAACAATACCGTTACAAAGGATATCTTCATTTATGAGGATGAGTTGCGGCCGGTCTATCCTTATGACTATGCTATTGTAAGCCAGGCCAACGTTAAATTAACCGCATCTACCGCCAATGCGCTTACTGCATCCCGTACCTATATGATGGAGCTGGACACAACGGAATTGTTCAACTCGCCGCTGAAGATCTCAAAAACACAAACTTCTGCCGGAGGCATTGTTGAGTTCCTGCCGGACGCAAGTCTGCAAAACAATACCGTATACTACTGGCGGGTGGCTGCCAAACCCGATAACAGTGATCAGCCGCACTGGAACAGTTCCTCGTTCCTGTATTTAAACGGAAGTTCGTCCGGGTTTAATCAGTCGCATTATTACCAGATGCAGCATTCCGGTTTTTCACAGCTGATGCTTAAAGAAGGCGACCGTGCCTTTCATTTTGATTCAACCATAGCCGGCCTTACCACTACAACGGGCTTTTTCCCCTATGCCAGCGCGGCTACCGATATGGAAATGCGTATCAATGATTTTGCAGTACAGCGGTGGATGTTAAGTCCTTTTAGCGGCGCCGACAATGTAAATGATTATACCCTGCGCTTTTATGTGATCGATAACCGGAAAATGAAAGTATGGGAGAATGTAGACCTGGGCACCTCCGGTATGTATGGAAGTGTAAGGCCTATTCCTGCCCAAAGCAATACCATTCCCACCTTCTTCCAGTTTAAGGTACGCACAGCGCAGGAACGGAAGAACGTAATGGATTTTATTGACCTGATACCGAAAGATTTTTTTGTCGTGATCACCAACAGCCCTATGCTGCCCAATGTACTGCCTTCCGAATGGCTGGCTGATGAATCGGTATACGGGACCGGCAATACCCTGTATCATAAACTGGTGAAAGAGGGTGTTACTGTTCTGGATCAGATAAAAACCGATGCTCCTTTCATTATTTTTCTGCAAAAAGGATCGGGCCGTGCGCTGAAACAAAGACTTGGTGCTGCAAAAGAGGATAAGCTGGTAGAATCTGTTTCGGTAAACACCTTGTTTCACGACGGACGTTTGGAGACTCCGGTATTTGGCGTTGCAAAAGCCTGGGATAAGCTCATATGGGATGGTAACAGTGCCGAAACCAGTTCCAAGGACCAGTTATCATTTGATATATATGGCATCAGTAATTCAGGCGCAGAAGTATTGCTGAAAACCGTAAATGGGATTACTGCAAATAAAACAGCGGATATTTCAGATATTAATGCCCAGCAATACCCGAAGATCAGATTGAAGGCGGCAATAGCGGACACGGTTGATTATACGCCCTATCAGTTGAAGTCGCTCCGCTTATTGTATACACCGGCACCCGAAGGTGCTATTGCACCTAATCTTTATCTCAATGTAAAAGATACGCTGGAAGTTGGTGAGCCGCTGAATTTTGCCGTGGCGTTTAAAAATATCAGCAGCACGAAGTTCGACAGCATAGCGGTAAAGCTGAGCATCCGGGATAAAAACAATGTAGAAACCATTGTTCCCGTTCCCAATCAAAAGGCACTGTTGGCGGGTGATACGATTAAATTGTCGGTTCCGTTGCCCACAAAGAACTACAGAGGAAACAATACCTTGTTTGTAGACTTTAACCCCGGCCCCCTGCAGCCGGAGCAATATGCATTCAACAACTTCCTGTATAAGAATTTCTTTGTGAAAGGCGATTCCACCGGCCCTTATATGGATGTAACTTTTGACGGCGTGCATATTTTAAACAAGGACATTGTATCCAGCAAGCCCGATGTACTGGTGAAGCTGACCGATGACGCGAAATGGCTGTTGTTGGATGATCCCAGCCTGATCCAGGTGCAATTGCTTGATAAGACCCGCAGCCGTACCTATACCTATAAGACCGGTACAGACACCCTGCAATTTACACCCGCAGGCCAGGGGAGTGGCAATACGGCTACGATGAACTTCCGGCCGCGCCTCGAAGACGGAGACTATGAATTGCAGGTAGCTGCAAAAGACCGGAGCGGCAATGAAGTAAGCCAGATCCGTTATAAAGTCGGGTTTCAGGTGATCAACAAGCCGATGATCTCCAATATGCTCAACTATCCCAATCCCTTTACCACGGCAACGGCCTTTGTGTTTACCTTAACAGGTTCCGAGGTTCCGCAAAATATCCGGATCCAGATCCTTACCATCACCGGTAAAATTGTACGAGAGATTACCACGGCCGAATTGGGACCCCTGCGCATTGGTAGAAATATAACCGATTTCCGCTGGGACGGAACCGATCAATATGGTCAGAAACTGGCCAATGGCGTTTATCTTTACCGGGTAATTACCAATCTGAATGGAAAGTCGCTCGAAAAGTACAAGGCTAAGGACGATAACACGGATAAGTACTTCAATAAAGGGTATGGCAAAATGTACCTGATGCGATAA
- a CDS encoding YMGG-like glycine zipper-containing protein encodes MMKRMMPFAVIAMMILVVACRNTKKEDSAGAIPVQDTLGLAEYQKWKMENEVRNRLQQEQQLENAAPAATSRSSAVSSHRSSRSSSSRGTTYRSGGGGGDYNSGSSGTVAQAPEPQRRKGMSHTAKGAIVGAASGAIIGAVANRKNRLGGGVVGGVIGAATGAGVGAIVDKKERQRNGY; translated from the coding sequence ATGATGAAAAGAATGATGCCTTTTGCTGTAATCGCAATGATGATACTGGTTGTTGCGTGTCGCAATACGAAGAAGGAGGACAGTGCCGGTGCGATACCGGTACAGGACACATTGGGTTTAGCAGAATACCAGAAATGGAAAATGGAAAATGAAGTACGCAACCGGTTGCAGCAGGAACAGCAATTGGAAAATGCGGCTCCCGCAGCTACCTCGCGTTCTTCTGCCGTTTCTTCCCACAGAAGTTCCAGAAGCAGCAGTAGCAGAGGAACTACCTACAGGAGCGGCGGTGGTGGCGGAGATTATAATTCCGGCTCTTCCGGTACGGTAGCACAGGCTCCGGAGCCTCAGAGAAGGAAAGGTATGAGTCATACTGCTAAAGGTGCGATTGTAGGGGCGGCTTCCGGTGCCATCATCGGTGCAGTGGCCAACAGGAAAAACCGTTTAGGTGGCGGTGTGGTTGGTGGTGTAATCGGTGCCGCAACCGGTGCCGGTGTGGGAGCCATCGTGGATAAGAAAGAGCGCCAGCGCAACGGCTATTAA
- a CDS encoding HPF/RaiA family ribosome-associated protein, which translates to MNVNIQTVNFNADRKLIEAISHKMDKLATFHDRIIGTDVYLKLDNIVHNIKDKIVEIRVQVPRHSFFVKTTSKSFEESFENAFDSLVNQVKRRKEKMIA; encoded by the coding sequence ATGAATGTGAACATTCAAACAGTTAATTTTAATGCAGACAGGAAGTTGATTGAAGCAATCAGTCACAAAATGGACAAATTAGCTACCTTTCACGATCGCATTATTGGTACGGACGTCTATCTGAAACTGGACAATATCGTGCATAACATCAAGGATAAGATAGTAGAAATCAGGGTGCAGGTGCCCCGCCATAGTTTTTTTGTAAAAACCACCAGTAAATCTTTTGAAGAGTCGTTTGAAAATGCGTTTGATTCCCTGGTGAACCAGGTAAAACGCCGTAAGGAAAAAATGATTGCATAA
- a CDS encoding riboflavin synthase produces the protein MFTGIIEAMGTVISRQETGSNITFWVESPVSKELKEDQSISHNGVCLTVEAVEENRHQVTAIAETLEVSNLGDWQPGTLVNLERCMVMNGRLDGHIVQGHVDGTAVCRKIVSKEGSTEYTFEFDPKFAPLVIEKGSISLNGISLTVFNVTETAFTVAIIPYTISHTNMRLIDTGSIVNLEFDVIGKYVLRQLNPAALLNKMPEL, from the coding sequence ATGTTTACAGGAATAATTGAGGCGATGGGAACCGTTATTTCCCGGCAGGAAACCGGTTCCAATATTACGTTCTGGGTTGAAAGCCCGGTATCGAAGGAATTAAAGGAAGATCAGAGCATCAGTCATAATGGTGTTTGTTTAACTGTGGAAGCCGTTGAAGAAAACCGGCACCAGGTAACAGCCATAGCGGAAACGCTGGAGGTAAGTAACCTCGGGGATTGGCAGCCCGGCACCCTGGTGAACCTCGAACGTTGTATGGTAATGAATGGCCGTTTGGACGGTCATATCGTGCAGGGACATGTAGATGGAACGGCCGTTTGCCGAAAAATCGTTTCAAAAGAAGGTAGTACAGAATATACTTTTGAATTTGACCCGAAGTTCGCTCCATTGGTTATTGAAAAAGGATCCATCAGCTTAAACGGCATCAGCCTGACCGTTTTTAATGTAACCGAAACGGCATTTACGGTAGCAATCATCCCCTACACCATCAGTCATACCAATATGCGCCTGATTGACACGGGCAGCATTGTGAATCTTGAATTTGATGTGATCGGGAAATATGTTTTAAGGCAACTGAACCCGGCAGCATTACTGAACAAGATGCCGGAGCTTTAA
- the rpsU gene encoding 30S ribosomal protein S21: MLIIDSKDCENIDKALKKYKKKFEKSKTLLQLRERQHFTKPSVKSRGQRLKAIYKQQIASGKIEL, from the coding sequence ATGTTAATCATTGATTCTAAAGACTGCGAAAACATTGACAAGGCTTTAAAGAAGTACAAGAAGAAATTTGAAAAGTCTAAAACCTTGTTGCAATTGCGTGAGCGCCAGCATTTTACAAAGCCTTCGGTAAAGAGCCGTGGCCAGCGTTTGAAAGCAATTTACAAACAGCAGATCGCAAGCGGTAAAATAGAATTATAA
- a CDS encoding putative type IX sorting system protein PorV2, with amino-acid sequence MKALKPCFLLLLITAATVTRAQFRKYSNEFLNIGAGARGLAMGSAQVASVTDGTAGYWNPAGLVNVQDNVQVNLMHAEYFAGIGKYDYLNVTLPTTSSKRTLAITALRFAVDDIMNTLFLVEPDGSLNYNNIKSFSSADYGFLLSYAQNLKRTENKHINFGLNAKVIHRSVGSFAKAWGFGLDAGLQILQDKWRFGIVGRDLTTTFNSWAFSFTDQEKEALYLAKNDIPVKSTELTSPRLILGGARVFPLGKKSGLLAEANLDLTFDGKRNTVVSGDPVSIDPKLGLEYNYKDVIFIRGGVNNFQKGLSDGDTLNLKKVWIFQPSVGVGFRVQSFMIDYAFTNLANQSNPLFTHILSLKMDFRRKRNDHQ; translated from the coding sequence ATGAAAGCATTGAAGCCATGCTTTTTATTGCTGCTTATAACGGCTGCCACTGTTACCCGCGCCCAGTTCCGGAAATATTCCAATGAGTTTCTGAACATTGGTGCCGGCGCCCGCGGACTGGCAATGGGGAGCGCTCAGGTAGCGAGTGTAACCGATGGCACAGCAGGATACTGGAACCCGGCGGGCCTTGTAAATGTTCAGGATAATGTACAGGTAAACCTCATGCACGCAGAGTATTTTGCAGGTATTGGTAAATACGACTATCTGAACGTAACCCTGCCTACTACCAGTTCTAAACGTACATTGGCGATTACCGCACTTCGGTTTGCAGTGGATGATATCATGAATACCCTGTTCCTGGTGGAGCCGGACGGATCATTGAATTACAATAATATCAAGTCTTTTTCATCGGCGGATTACGGCTTTTTATTGTCTTATGCGCAAAACCTGAAGCGTACAGAAAACAAGCATATAAATTTTGGCCTGAATGCAAAAGTGATCCATCGCAGTGTGGGTAGTTTTGCCAAAGCCTGGGGGTTTGGCCTGGATGCGGGACTACAGATCCTGCAGGATAAATGGCGGTTTGGTATTGTGGGCCGGGATCTGACCACCACGTTCAACAGCTGGGCCTTTAGTTTCACCGATCAGGAAAAAGAGGCGCTTTATCTGGCAAAGAACGATATCCCTGTAAAGTCAACCGAATTAACATCCCCCCGCCTGATACTGGGAGGTGCCCGTGTGTTTCCGCTTGGTAAAAAATCGGGTTTGCTGGCAGAGGCCAACCTCGATCTTACTTTCGATGGGAAACGGAATACCGTTGTAAGCGGGGATCCCGTTAGTATTGATCCCAAACTGGGATTGGAATACAATTATAAGGACGTGATTTTTATAAGAGGCGGGGTAAATAATTTTCAAAAAGGACTTTCAGACGGCGATACCCTTAATCTGAAAAAAGTATGGATCTTCCAGCCGAGCGTGGGAGTTGGTTTCCGGGTTCAATCCTTTATGATCGACTATGCTTTTACCAACCTGGCGAACCAGTCGAACCCGCTGTTTACCCATATATTGTCTTTGAAGATGGATTTCCGGAGAAAAAGAAACGATCATCAATAA
- a CDS encoding tyrosine-type recombinase/integrase: MPDRIVDHIEPFVGYLKFEKRYSHHTITAYTTDLQEFCDFIETLYGNVPLGEVSYAFVRSWLARLMEQGITSRSINRKISTLKSFFKYHIKMETIGENPMFKVIAPKASKRLPAFVNEADMKVLHTTLAQSAEDWKSLNAKMLIGLFYGTGMRLSELIQLKCGQVDGSRKQVKVLGKGNKERVLPLGPALIDLVQEYETLKRKQFANLPDELLVTEKGKKLYPKYAYLLVKQYLSSIATLDKKSPHVLRHSFATHLMNNGAEINAVKELLGHASLAATQVYTHNSIEKLKDEYRKAHPKAR, encoded by the coding sequence ATGCCTGACCGTATTGTTGATCATATTGAACCGTTCGTCGGTTATCTGAAGTTTGAAAAAAGGTATTCACACCATACCATAACGGCTTATACAACGGATCTTCAGGAGTTTTGTGATTTTATTGAAACCCTATACGGCAATGTGCCGCTTGGCGAAGTTTCCTATGCCTTTGTACGGAGCTGGCTGGCCCGGCTGATGGAGCAGGGCATCACCTCCCGCAGCATTAACCGCAAGATCTCTACGCTGAAATCATTTTTTAAGTATCATATAAAAATGGAAACGATCGGGGAAAACCCGATGTTTAAGGTCATTGCGCCCAAGGCCAGCAAACGGCTTCCAGCCTTTGTAAATGAAGCGGATATGAAAGTGTTGCATACCACGCTAGCCCAATCTGCGGAGGACTGGAAAAGCCTGAACGCAAAAATGCTGATCGGGCTTTTTTATGGTACAGGGATGCGGTTGAGCGAGCTGATTCAGCTGAAATGCGGGCAGGTAGACGGATCCCGGAAACAGGTAAAAGTACTTGGGAAAGGAAATAAAGAACGGGTGCTGCCGCTGGGACCGGCACTGATTGACCTGGTGCAGGAGTATGAAACACTGAAACGCAAACAATTTGCAAACCTCCCGGACGAATTGCTGGTAACGGAAAAAGGTAAAAAACTTTATCCGAAATATGCCTACCTGCTGGTAAAACAATACCTGTCGTCCATCGCCACGCTTGATAAAAAAAGCCCGCATGTGCTCCGGCATAGTTTTGCCACGCACCTGATGAACAACGGCGCTGAAATCAACGCTGTAAAGGAATTACTGGGTCATGCCAGTCTTGCGGCCACCCAGGTATACACACATAATTCCATCGAAAAACTAAAGGACGAATACCGGAAGGCGCATCCGAAAGCACGGTAA
- a CDS encoding acyltransferase family protein — translation MEISDNRFTNSFDFLRLLGAVGVIYLHAYHLLHLQDDIGLDQILHRQLNLTVMMLGIFFTASGYLIARSVERSSSLKNYLWKRILRVQPLLTLVCLLTVFVLGPLFTEWSISAYFKSGSSWSYLRTIFPALGIQFQLPGVFERNIGERGVNGSLWTLIIEERVYLAMGLLFLIRRRRSQWFTAFVAVLNILYLLNHYKAGGFHFNVLDSYTTQYYVLFFNGALCYFLKIPFHRINSLLMISAVAIVYFLFRHTIEATLYLLPLLILLIGSRKTVFSGTAKWGDITYGLYVLSFPVQQMLIHLSQNSIRPPVLFVLTLAICIPLAYLSWHCLEKQFLKLRHLVQ, via the coding sequence ATGGAAATCTCTGACAACCGGTTTACAAATTCATTTGATTTTTTGAGGTTATTGGGTGCAGTGGGTGTCATTTACCTGCATGCGTATCATCTTCTGCATTTACAGGATGATATCGGCCTGGATCAAATATTGCACAGGCAGCTTAATCTGACTGTAATGATGCTGGGGATTTTTTTTACGGCAAGCGGCTATCTGATCGCAAGAAGTGTGGAGCGGTCCTCCTCCCTGAAAAACTATCTCTGGAAGCGGATTCTTCGGGTGCAACCCCTGTTAACACTTGTTTGCCTGCTAACGGTGTTTGTATTAGGCCCGCTTTTTACGGAATGGTCTATAAGCGCTTATTTTAAAAGCGGAAGCTCCTGGTCGTACCTGCGGACCATTTTTCCTGCACTGGGAATACAGTTTCAGCTGCCGGGCGTTTTTGAGCGAAATATCGGGGAACGGGGAGTGAACGGTTCACTATGGACGCTCATTATTGAAGAACGGGTTTACCTGGCTATGGGATTACTGTTCCTGATCCGGCGCCGCCGGAGCCAGTGGTTTACGGCATTTGTTGCAGTTTTAAACATCCTGTACCTGCTCAATCACTATAAAGCGGGAGGATTCCATTTCAATGTGCTGGATAGTTATACCACGCAGTACTACGTGCTTTTTTTTAATGGAGCCCTGTGCTATTTTCTGAAGATTCCTTTCCACAGGATCAATAGCTTGCTTATGATTTCTGCCGTTGCCATCGTTTACTTCCTTTTCCGGCATACCATCGAAGCTACATTATATCTGTTGCCGCTCCTGATCCTGCTGATCGGAAGCCGGAAAACCGTATTTTCCGGAACGGCAAAATGGGGGGACATTACATATGGGCTGTACGTGCTGTCTTTTCCTGTACAGCAAATGCTGATCCACCTGTCGCAAAACAGCATTCGGCCTCCCGTATTGTTTGTGCTTACCCTCGCTATCTGTATACCGCTGGCCTACCTCTCCTGGCATTGTCTGGAGAAACAGTTCTTAAAGCTCCGGCATCTTGTTCAGTAA
- a CDS encoding DUF6799 domain-containing protein, with translation MKKTFGIVFGIALLAACNSSENQSAETTADSSGTAVVTVDTNAVAPPVAVHYTEGDVMLKDGKTYVYTNGNWVVAEKEIKLDNGIVIAPNGEVKNKDGKVVVLQEGEYVNKSGNFFDRAGNAVENAWDKTKEGVSKGAEATKDAAERAAEATKEGVEKGVTATKDAAHKTGEAIKKGAQKVGDKTKEIVEDIKK, from the coding sequence ATGAAAAAAACATTTGGAATCGTATTCGGTATTGCTTTGCTGGCCGCTTGCAACAGCTCTGAAAACCAGTCTGCAGAAACTACGGCGGATTCATCAGGAACTGCAGTTGTAACTGTTGATACCAATGCGGTAGCACCTCCGGTAGCCGTTCATTACACAGAAGGAGATGTGATGCTTAAGGATGGGAAAACCTATGTGTACACCAATGGAAATTGGGTGGTTGCTGAAAAAGAAATCAAACTGGACAACGGTATCGTGATTGCTCCAAACGGCGAAGTGAAAAATAAGGATGGAAAGGTGGTAGTGTTGCAGGAAGGGGAATATGTAAATAAGTCCGGCAATTTCTTCGACCGTGCGGGTAATGCAGTAGAAAATGCCTGGGATAAAACCAAGGAAGGTGTATCCAAAGGAGCCGAGGCAACCAAGGACGCGGCAGAAAGAGCGGCAGAAGCCACAAAAGAGGGCGTTGAAAAGGGTGTAACGGCTACCAAGGACGCAGCGCATAAAACCGGTGAAGCCATTAAGAAAGGTGCACAGAAGGTAGGCGATAAGACCAAAGAAATCGTAGAAGATATTAAAAAATAA